A genomic window from Helicobacter pylori includes:
- a CDS encoding tetratricopeptide repeat protein, translated as MIKSWTKKWFLILFLMAGCLSHLVAQTGEKYFKMANQALKKGNYHKAVAFYKRSCNLRVGVSCTSLGSMYEDGDGVDQNTTKAIFYYRRGCNLRDHLSCASLGSMYEDGDGVQKDLSKATYYYRRGCHLKGGVSCGSLGFMYFNGTGVKQNYAKALSLSKYACSLNYGISCNFAGYMYRNAKGVEQDLKKALTNFKRGCHLKDGASCVSLGYMYEAGMNVSQNEEQAMSFYKKGCSFKEGSGCHNVAVMYYTGKGAPKDLEKATLYYKKGCALGFSGSCKILEVIGKKSDGLQDDAQNDM; from the coding sequence ATGATAAAGAGTTGGACTAAAAAGTGGTTTTTGATTTTGTTTTTAATGGCAGGCTGTCTTAGTCATTTGGTGGCTCAAACCGGTGAGAAATATTTTAAGATGGCCAATCAAGCCCTTAAGAAAGGGAATTACCATAAAGCGGTGGCGTTTTATAAGAGGAGTTGCAACTTAAGAGTGGGGGTGAGTTGCACGAGTTTAGGCTCTATGTATGAAGATGGCGATGGCGTGGATCAAAATACCACAAAAGCCATTTTTTATTACAGAAGAGGGTGTAATTTAAGGGATCATCTCAGCTGTGCGAGTTTAGGCTCTATGTATGAAGATGGCGATGGCGTGCAAAAAGACCTTTCTAAGGCTACATATTACTATAGAAGAGGGTGCCACTTAAAGGGTGGGGTGAGTTGCGGGAGCTTAGGATTTATGTATTTTAATGGCACGGGCGTTAAGCAAAATTATGCCAAGGCCCTTTCTCTTTCTAAATACGCTTGCAGTTTGAATTATGGGATTAGTTGTAATTTTGCAGGGTATATGTATAGGAACGCCAAAGGCGTGGAACAGGATTTGAAAAAAGCCCTTACGAATTTTAAAAGAGGGTGCCATTTAAAAGATGGGGCGAGTTGCGTGAGTTTGGGATACATGTATGAAGCCGGTATGAATGTCAGCCAAAATGAAGAGCAGGCTATGTCTTTCTATAAAAAGGGTTGTTCTTTTAAAGAGGGGAGTGGCTGTCATAATGTGGCGGTGATGTATTACACGGGTAAGGGCGCTCCAAAGGATTTAGAAAAAGCTACTTTATATTATAAGAAAGGGTGCGCTTTAGGCTTTAGCGGTAGTTGTAAAATATTAGAAGTGATTGGCAAGAAGTCTGATGGTTTGCAAGATGATGCACAAAATGACATGTAA